The Stomoxys calcitrans chromosome 3, idStoCalc2.1, whole genome shotgun sequence genome includes a region encoding these proteins:
- the LOC131996006 gene encoding uncharacterized protein LOC131996006: MIRILKNQKSGLTIVHINAQSLNNKLDELRDIFVNSDIDIICISETWFHPEISDNLYSLPGYKVLRADRHSHAGGVAIYLKNCIHGTIKLKSEQGNCIEYLFVEITGISNSSMLIGCVYRPNSSTPFDMLISCLERISLRYNDIVIAGDFNSNILIETQFSDAMELLDLVPTNRSVPTHFTNHSSTLLDIFFVNCESKVLLYDQIAAPAFSKHDLIFLVYDYHINQQDEAITFRDFKKLNYNLLNSLTDNVEWDSIYQLNSVDDQTAFLQHYISLIYSQCVPEKTITIKNQQPPWFNEQLRALIDERNIAYKRWKRYRTTQLHERFKCARRNVGKSINEAKTLFFRKKFLNAVNSRSKWKEIRKIGIGAKTNTNFPLNLNINELNEHFVSSKCSQSKILLQKRQQQTATTTTAIATTFA, encoded by the coding sequence ATGATTAGAATTCTTAAAAACCAGAAATCAGGATTAACGATTGTCCACATCAATGCCCAAAGTCTAAATAATAAATTAGATGAACTTCGTGATATATTTGTTAACTCTGATATAGATATAATATGTATATCCGAAACCTGGTTCCATCCTGAAATATCTGACAATTTGTACTCTTTACCGGGATATAAAGTTTTGAGAGCTGATAGGCACTCCCATGCTGGTGGAGttgcaatatatttaaaaaactgtATCCACGGTACTATAAAACTGAAGTCTGAGCAAGGCAACTGTATTGAATACCTCTTTGTTGAAATAACTGGCATTTCTAACTCGTCAATGCTTATTGGATGTGTATATAGGCCCAACAGCAGCACACCGTTTGACATGCTGATATCGTGCCTTGAAAGAATATCATTACGATATAATGATATTGTTATTGCGGGAGATTTTAACagcaatattttaattgaaacgcAATTTTCTGATGCTATGGAACTTCTTGATCTGGTACCTACTAACCGCTCTGTTCCAACCCATTTTACTAATCATTCGTCTACTCTTTTGGACATTTTCTTTGTGAACTGTGAGTCAAAGGTTCTTTTATATGACCAAATTGCTGCACCGGCTTTTTCTAAACATGACTTGATATTTCTTGTGTATGACTATCACATAAATCAACAAGACGAGGCAATTACATTCCGTGATTTTAAAAAACTGAACTATAATCTTCTTAATAGCCTTACTGATAATGTCGAATGGGATTCTATATATCAGTTAAATTCTGTGGATGACCAAACAGCATTTTTGCAGCATTATATTAGCTTAATATATAGTCAATGTGTTCCTGAAAAAACCATTaccataaaaaatcagcaacCCCCATGGTTTAATGAACAGCTACGTGCACTAATCGATGAAAGAAATATTGCATACAAACGATGGAAACGATACAGAACAACACAACTGCATGAGCGCTTTAAGTGTGCCAGGCGAAATGTTGGGAAAAGCATAAACGAGGCCAAAACGCTATTCTTTCGGAAAAAATTTCTGAATGCTGTTAACAGCAGATCTAAATGGAAGGAAATTCGTAAAATTGGCATAGGAGCGAAAACAAACACCAACTTTCCGCTCAATCTAAACATCAATGAACTGAATGAGCATTTTGTATCT